Proteins encoded by one window of Polaribacter haliotis:
- a CDS encoding 50S ribosomal protein L25/general stress protein Ctc, with product MKSITIKGSKRESVGKVATKALRNAGMVPCVIYGGDKPVHFSAEELAFKKLVYTPNVYTATINVDGEKISAILQDIQFHPVSDKILHVDFYQLFDDKEVTMNIPVKLTGTSPGVLNGGSLRFTNRKLKIKALPANLPDYVSADISKLKIGNKLTITSLFNDDYTFMHPDNTVVVQVRTSRNATNVDDEDEDETTEEATPEAAAE from the coding sequence ATGAAATCAATTACAATTAAAGGATCAAAAAGAGAAAGCGTGGGCAAGGTAGCTACCAAAGCCTTACGTAATGCTGGTATGGTTCCTTGCGTTATATACGGAGGAGATAAGCCAGTGCATTTTTCAGCAGAAGAATTAGCATTTAAAAAGTTGGTATACACTCCAAACGTATATACTGCTACAATTAATGTTGATGGAGAAAAAATATCTGCAATTTTGCAAGACATTCAATTTCACCCAGTATCTGACAAAATTTTACATGTAGATTTTTATCAGTTATTTGATGATAAAGAAGTTACAATGAACATTCCTGTAAAATTAACTGGAACTTCACCAGGTGTGTTAAATGGAGGTTCTTTACGTTTTACAAACCGTAAATTAAAAATTAAAGCATTACCTGCAAATTTACCAGATTATGTAAGTGCAGATATTTCTAAATTAAAGATTGGTAATAAATTAACAATCACATCATTATTTAATGATGATTATACGTTTATGCACCCAGACAACACTGTTGTTGTTCAAGTTAGAACTTCTCGTAATGCAACTAATGTTGATGACGAAGACGAAGACGAAACTACAGAAGAAGCTACACCAGAAGCAGCAGCTGAATAG
- the pth gene encoding aminoacyl-tRNA hydrolase has protein sequence MNVISFFKNLFGIKSETKEELMKKFLIVGLGNIGDKYTNTRHNIGFKILDEVVEEHNATFETEKLGDVANFRFKGRTFILLKPSTFMNLSGKAVKYWMQQEKISIENILIITDDVNIDFGTIRVKAKGSAGGHNGLKDIQEKLNTQQYARFRFGVGGNYSKGRQVDFVLGEWTKEETSQLIERLPTSAKVITSFGTAGLANTMNTFNGK, from the coding sequence ATGAATGTGATATCATTTTTTAAAAATCTTTTTGGAATAAAATCTGAAACTAAAGAAGAATTAATGAAAAAGTTTTTAATTGTCGGTTTAGGAAACATTGGTGATAAGTACACAAATACGCGCCATAATATTGGTTTTAAAATTTTAGATGAAGTTGTAGAAGAACACAATGCAACATTCGAGACCGAGAAGTTGGGAGACGTTGCTAATTTCCGTTTTAAAGGGAGAACGTTTATTTTACTAAAGCCAAGTACATTTATGAATTTAAGTGGAAAAGCAGTAAAATATTGGATGCAACAAGAAAAAATTTCCATTGAAAATATTCTAATAATTACAGATGATGTAAATATAGATTTTGGTACCATTCGTGTAAAAGCGAAAGGTTCTGCTGGCGGACATAATGGACTAAAAGACATTCAAGAGAAACTAAATACCCAACAATATGCTCGTTTTCGCTTTGGAGTTGGTGGGAATTATAGCAAAGGAAGACAAGTAGATTTTGTTTTAGGGGAATGGACTAAAGAAGAAACCAGCCAATTAATAGAGCGTTTACCAACTTCAGCAAAAGTAATTACATCTTTTGGTACAGCTGGTTTGGCAAATACAATGAATACTTTTAACGGAAAGTAA